A stretch of the Pogona vitticeps strain Pit_001003342236 chromosome 8, PviZW2.1, whole genome shotgun sequence genome encodes the following:
- the LOC110070291 gene encoding actinia tenebrosa protease inhibitors: MAQLFHLGRSNDGLPRECTLPSDHGPCKGDYIRYFYNSKSKKCETFVYGGCLGNGNTFNSLDDCEKICKVSRGPHSSLPKPPKVVSATVAALPAICTLLPDTGPCQQYHSRYYYNMKRQKCEKFVYGGCFGNGNRFTTSEACRKKCKTSSGPPPPLRKHPNASMETTAGLRKACTLPPEKGPCEEVHVFYYYNIKSKKCETFLYGGCLGNNNKFPTADACKKICGNSTGSSTPALVPPVAFNETTTACTLPPQKGPCREDITRYYYNAKSKRCETFLYGGCMGNDNNFLTEEICKQACKVSEGSPPSSSSTPRPSSPPADSNALPVICTLTPVKGRCHGHHTRYYYNVESHSCKMFVYGGCLGNGNRFYTMEECLKRCRSTKEMPIVCRIPKDSGTCSQRLIRYYYDQASGSCETFVYSGCDGNANHFHSIEECQTICSV, translated from the exons ATGGCCCAACTTTTTCATCTAGGACGAAGCAATGATG GTCTCCCTAGAGAATGCACCCTCCCCTCTGATCACGGGCCTTGCAAAGGAGATTATATCCGTTATTTTTATAACTCCAAGAGCAAAAAATGTGAAACATTTGTTTATGGCGGCTGCTTGGGCAACGGCAATACATTTAATTCTCTGGATGACTGTGAAAAGATTTGCAAAGTGTCAAGAG GACCACATAGTTCCTTACCAAAGCCTCCCAAGGTCGTCAGTGCAACCGTTGCAG ctctgcctgcTATATGCACCCTCCTTCCCGACACGGGGCCTTGCCAGCAGTACCATTCCCGTTATTACTATAACATGAAGAGACAGAAATGTGAAAAATTTGTTTATGGTGGCTGCTTCGGCAACGGGAACAGATTCACCACCTCTGAGGCCTGCAGAAAGAAGTGCAAAACCTCATCAG GACCGCCTCCACCTTTGCGAAAGCACCCAAATGCTTCCATGGAGACCACGGCAG GTTTGCGAAAAGCATGCACCCTCCCACCTGAAAAGGGGCCTTGTGAAGAAGttcatgttttttattattataatatcaaGAGTAAAAAATGTGAAACGTTTCTCTATGGCGGATGCTTGGGCAACAATAATAAATTTCCCACGGCTGATGCCTGCAAAAAGATATGTGGAAACTCGACAG GGTCGTCCACACCCGCACTGGTGCCTCCAGTGGCCTTTAATGAGACAACTACAG catgcACGCTTCCTCCCCAAAAGGGACCTTGCAGGGAGGACATCACCCGTTATTACTATAACGCCAAGAGCAAACGTTGTGAGACGTTTCTTTATGGAGGCTGCATGGGGAACGATAATAACTTTTTGACGGAGGAGATCTGCAAACAGGCGTGCAAAGTCTCAGAAG GCTCTCCTCCTTCCAGCTCATCCACTCCACGTCCTTCCTCTCCACCTGCAGACTCAAATGCTCTGCCTGTAATATGCACACTGACTCCTGTAAAAGGAAGATGCCATGGGCACCACACACGCTATTACTATAACGTAGAGAGCCACAGCTGTAAGATGTTTGTTTACGGTGGCTGTCTAGGCAACGGAAATAGGTTTTACACCATGGAGGAATGCCTGAAGAGGTGCAGAAGTACAAAAG AGATGCCTATCGTTTGTAGAATTCCTAAAGATTCCGGAACATGCTCCCAAAGATTGATTCGCTACTACTATGACCAGGCCAGTGGCAGTTGTGAAACATTTGTGTACAGCGGCTGTGATGGCAATGCCAATCACTTCCACAGCATTGAGGAATGCCAGACGATATGCAGTGTTTAA